From the genome of Phaeobacter sp. A36a-5a:
CCGCGAATGCCAGCCGACTGGCCTCCATTTCCGACAACATCGCAAACTCCTCAACCGCCGGCTACAAGCGGGTCCAGACCGATTTCCACTCGATGGTCATGAGCTCGTCTGGCGGCACCTATTCGGCCGGGGGCGTGCGGACAACCAACGTCCGCCTGATTGATGAGCGGGGCCCGCTGGTGTCGACCAGCAATGCGACTGACCTCGCGGTCCGAGGCCGCGGTATGCTGCCGGTGACATCCATGAACGAGGTCGAGACAGGCGCTGCGAATCCGCAGATGATGCTGACCACCACTGCATCGTTCCGGACCAACGCCGATGGCCTGCTGGCCACTGAATCCGGCCTCGTCCTGATGGGCTGGCCCGCACAGTCCGATGGTACAATCCCACCCTACCCGCGCGATACCTCCGATGCGCTGGAACCGGTTCGTTTCAATGTAAACAAACTGTCTGGTGAGCCGACAACCGAGATGTCTCTGGGTGTCAACCTGCCTGCGACCGCAACCGAATCCACGTCGGCTGGTACCAGCGAAAACCTGTCGATCGAGTATTATGACAACCTCGGCAAGTCGGAGAGTCTGCAGATCGAATTTGTTCCCACCGTTCCCGCAACAGGCGAGTCGAACGAGTGGACGATGATCATTACCGATACTGCTATCGGCGCCACTGTGATCGGTGAATATACGCTGACCTTTGATGACAACCGGACCTCCGGCGGCGCTCTCAATGCTGTCACGGCAACGACAGGTGGGGCCTATGACCCGGCAACCGGCTCGATCATCGTGTCTGTTGCAGGCGGCCCGATGGAGATCAATATCGGCACCTTGGGGGATGACAACGGCCTTACCCAATTGTCGGATACCTTCGCACCCGCCTCCATTTCAAAGGACGGCGCCCCGGTCGGTAACTTCACCGGCGTGGAAATCGACGAAGCCGGATATGTGCATGCCAATTATGACACCGGCGTCAGCCGAGTGGTCTATCAGGTACCTCTTGTCGATCTGCCCAATCCCAACGGTATGATCGCGATGGATCGCCAGACCTATATGCCATCCAGCGAAAGCGGCTCCTATTTCCTGTGGAATGCTGGTGAGGGTCCGACAGGCGATATCCTGGGCTATGCGCGTGAAGAATCCGCAACCGATGTTGCGGGGGAACTAACCAACATGATCCAGACCCAGCGCGCCTATTCGTCGAACGCAAAGGTCATTCAGACCGTGGATGAGATGTTGCAGGAAACCACCAACATCAAGCGCTGATAAGCGCCTTCTCCTTTGATCCACATTCGCGCAAAGGCTGGATGATCCATGTCCATTACAAGTGCTCTCAATTCCGCAATGACCGGGCTGACGGCGGCTGGCCGCTCAACCTCGGTTGTTTCCGAAAACCTGTCGAATGTCCTGACACCAGGATATTCGCGCCGGAGTCTGGCGCTCACCAGCGCCGGCGACGGTTTCAGCGGGGTGAAGGTCGGCAACGTCCAGCGGATCAACGATCCGGCGTTGCAGTCCAGCGTGCGATCCGCCAATTCAGAGGTCGGCGTTGCCGAGGTGAAATCCGCCTTCTTTGGTCGTATGACCGAGCTGGTGGGCAGCGCCGACGACCCCTATTCCATCACACAGCGGCTGACCGACTTTGACTCCGGTCTGATCGAGGTGATTTCCCGTCCGGATTCAGGGCCGCGCTTGAACGATCTTGCGATCCAGGCTGAAGAATTGGTGCGGTCGATTTCCGATGCGGCCGAAGGGCTGCGCAATCGGCGCACAGCCGCCGACAGGGCCATCGACGTGCAAGTTGATACCGTCAATCAATCGCTGGAAAAGCTGCAAAGACTGAACGCAAAAATTGCAGTCAGTCAGTCCACCGGATCCGATTCCGCATCGCTTCTCGATCAGCGTGATCTGTTGATCGACGAGGTGAACCAGATTATCCCGGTCAAGGTTGTGAACCGTGACCGTGGGCAGGTCGCCCTGTTCTCAGAAGGCGGCGCCGTGCTTCTGGATGGTCAGGCCGCTGAGCTGAGTTTCGATGGCAAGGCCGATACCCTGCCTTACATGACCCTCGGCAACGGGTTGCTCTCCGGTCTGCAAATCAACGGTATCGACGTTGCAACCGGCCCCGGCGGGCCAATTCGCGGCGGGACTCTGGCGGCCCATTTCGAGGTGCGCGACGTTCTGACCGTGGAAGCTCAGGAAGATCTCGATGCGATGGCAAAAGATCTCGTCGAACGCTTCCAGGATCCAACCTTGGATCCGACTTTAGGCGCCACCGATCCCGGGATTTTCACCGATCAAGGTGCGTTCTTTGACCCTGCCAATACTGTTGGCATCGCCAACCGTATTGAATTGAACGACAAGATCGCGATGCAGGGACAGGCTGAAACCTGGCGGTTGCGGGATGGTCTCAATGCAGCGGCGCCCGGGAATGCCGGCGATGCAACGCTTCTGCGCGGATATGCCGATGCGCTCGACGCCAAGCGCTTGGTATCGTCCGTCGGCCTCGGCACCGCAAATCTGGATGCCAGCACGCTGAGCGCGAATCTGCTGTCGCGTTTTGCACAGAGTGAAAATTCCGCAGAACAGAATGTCGCCTTCGCGGCGGCAACCTATACCGAAATGTATCAGCGCGAATTGGCGCAGGGCGTCGACAGTGATGCTGAACTGCAAAACCTTATCGTGATTGAAAAAGTCTATCAGGCCAACGCCAGAATGATCTCCGTCGTTGATGAGCTGATGGAAACGCTTCTGAGGATTTAACGAATGATTATGAACTCATATGGGGACATGGCTCAGCATCTGTTCCTGCGCAATCGGTCGGTGGGTCTGAAGAACGACATCTCGACCCTGACGCAGGAATTGAGTTCGGGTAAAACCTCGCAGCTGACACAGAAACTAGGTGGCGATCTCACCTATCTGTCCGACGTCGAACGAAGCCTTGACCGGCTCAAGTCCTTTCAGGTGGCAAATACCGAGGCCGCGCTGTTCGCATCCTCGATGCAGAACAATATTGAGCTGATCTCCGATAACGTCATCACGCTGACCGGTGACATCTTCTCCGTCACCACCTCGCCGAATGACGAAACGTCGAAGCAATTGTCCAACCAGGCAGAGGTGTTCCTGACGGAAGCCATCCGGTCGCTGAACGGTGAAGCGGCCGGCCGCAGCCTGTTTGCCGGCAACGATACCGAAGCCAAGCCTCTCGCCGACCTCAACACCTTGATGTCCGCACTGGTGACCGAGGTATCCCTGCTGAGCACCGCCCCGGATATCGTCCAGGCCGTCAAGGACTGGTTTGCCGATCCGCTGGGGTTTGATGCAGTGATGTACCAGGGCTCTTCGGATTTGATGGACCCGGTGAGAATCGGGCCCAATGAAGAGGTCACGGTCTCTCTGAAGGCCAATGATGCTGCGTTCAAACAGACATTGCAGAGCCTCGCGATTGCAACACTGGTAAATGAACCCGGCCTGAGCCTCAGCTCGGACGTGAAATTTGAACTGTTGCGTAGCACCGGGGTAGAGCTGCGTGAAAGCCAGGTTCAACTGACGCAGATGCAATCGGATCTTGGTTTTGTTGAAGGGCGTATCGAGCAGACGGCAACACGCAATGGCGCGGCGCAGACCAGCCTGAGCCTGGTGTTCAATGAACTCGTCCAAGCCGACCCATATGAGACCGCAACCCGTCTCGACGAGGCGCAGTTCCAACTGGAAAGCCTGTTTACTGTCACCGCGCGAACATCACAGCTGTCTCTGATGAGGTTCCTGTCATGATGCAGCTCATTCGACTTCTGCTGACGGTGCTGATGTTGCCTGCGATGGCACAGGCCAATGCCATCCGGCTGAAGGACCTGGTCGAGTTTGACGGCGTTCGTGGTAATGATCTGGTCGGCTACGGTCTTGTGGTTGGTCTGAACGGGACCGGCGACGGTCTGCGCAACTCACCGTTTACCGAAGAGATCATGTCGAACATCCTCGAAAGGCTGGGCGTCAATGTCACCGGTGAGCAGTTTCGGCCCAAGAATGTTGCGGCGGTGTTTGTCACCGCGACTTTACCGCCTTTTGCCCGTGTTGGCGGCACCGTCGATGTGACGGTGTCCGCAATTGGCGATTCGAAAAGCCTACTGGGCGGGACGCTGGTCATGACGCCGCTGAATGCCGCCGATGGTCAGATCTATGCCGTTGCCCAAGGGACCATTCTGGCTGGTGGCGCGGTCGCGGAGGGTGAAGGTGCCTCTGTCACCCAGGGGGTGCCGACCGCCGGTGTTATTCCATCGGGGGCCAGGGTCGAGCGCGAGATCGACTTTGATCTCTCGTCACTGACGTCCATGCGCCTTGCCCTGCGGGAGCCAGATTTCACCACCGCTGGCCGTATCGAGCGGGCGATCAATGCGGAATTTGGTCGAAACGTCGCTCTGATGCGGGATTCCGGGACCGTGGAAATTGACGTGCAGCGCACCAATAGCCGGTCAACGGCCCATGCAGTTGGTCGGATCGAGAATATCCTGGTCGAACCGCAGCGCAAGGCGCGTGTGGTTGTGGATCAACGCTCCGGCACCATTGTAATGGGCAGCGATGTCCGTATTTCACGTGTCGCGGTTGCGCAAGGCAATCTGACCCTGCGGATCGAGGAAACACCCCTCGTGGTTCAGCCCAATCCATTTGCAGATGGCGAAACGGTTGTCGTCCCACGCACCGGTGCCGCCATTGAAGAGGAGGAGGGCATACAGCTGGCGGAAGTTCCGGAAACAACCTCCTTGTCCGAAGTGGTTGCCGGGCTAAACGCCCTGGGCGTATCGCCGCGGGACATGATCGATATCCTCAAGAGCCTGAAGGCAGCCGGTGCCCTGCATGCCGAATTTGTAGTTCGATAGCAGCGAGGCCCCAATATAGACAAGACCAGCACCCCCTGAAGCCACGTGGCTTCGGGGGGTGCTTCGTCGTAAGGGAGCTGTTGCGGATCCGCGATTTGCAGATGCGCTGTCACTGAACTCTACCTTCGTGATTGTCACAACCTGGAGGTCTGGGAGATGCGGTCCTGGACATTTCAGCACATTGCCCGAGATGACAGCACGGCTCGCTCTCCGCGCATTACATCAGCGGGGCCGGAGATCCAGATCACTAAATCTGAGGGAGAGGGAGAGGGAGAGGAAAGCCCGGTCATCAACCCTCAAGGATGTGCTGAAGGATGAGGGCGACCGCAGTATATGGCAGCGCTCAGGGTGATGGCACAGAAAAACCCCCGGCCGCAATGGCGACCGGAGGATTAGGAAGGCGATATCCAACTACGGGAAGTAGCTGCGCACCAAAGCACTCGCGATAAGGCTCCAGCCGTCGGCAACGACAAAGAACGCGAGTTTGAACGGCATGGACACAACGGCCGGTGGGACCATCATCATACCCATCGACATCAGAACCGCCGCGACCACCAGGTCGATCACGAGAAATGGCAGAAAGACAAGAAAGCCGACCTGAAACGCGCGGGCGATTTCTGACAGCATGAAGCTGGACACCAAGGTCGACAGCGGCGCATCGGCGGTTGGGTCAATACCCGCAGTGGCCGGGCGTAGATCCGCTATCGCGTAGAATGTATCGGGATCAAGGCGCGCCGCCATGAAAACACGGAACGGCTGCAAAGCACGTTCAAGCGCGGTTTCAACATCCAGCCGTTCCTCGATCAGCGGATTGATCCCGGTGGTCCAGGCCTCGGTAAAGACAGGCTCCATGACGAAATAGGTGAGAAACAGCGCGAGGCTGATCATCAACATATTCGGCGGCGCCTGCTGCAAACCGATGGCCTGCCGCAGGATCGACAAGACCGTCACAAGAAACGGAAAGCATGTGATCATGATCAGCAGCCCCGGCGCGAGGCTGAGGACGGTGATCAGCAGGATCAGCTGGATCGAACGGGCGGAGATTGATTGACCATCGCCCAATGACAGGCTGAGATCCTGCGCGCTTGCAGGGTCCGGCAGACCGAGGGCCAGCATAGCCGCCAGCGCGACGGCAAAAAGGGCAGTGCGTGTCATCCCAGGCCGCTTTGCAAATCCGCGATTTCCGTCAGGCGCACAGCCAGTTGACCTGCTTGCTCGCCTTCCAGCTCTTCCAATTGGCCTCTGGCGACCAGGCGGTCGCCGACATAGAGATCCACGGGATCCTCCACCCGTTTGTCGAGCGTCAGAATCGCGTTCTCGCCCAGGTTGACAAGATCACGGATCAACGGCCTGGCCTTGCCGACCGATACGACGACCTCAACGGGTACCGACACAAACGGATTGCCTGCATCGCCAGATTTCCGGTTCATTTCAGCAGACTTATCCATATTTGCTGTCCTCTGTTATGTGAAAGGAGAAGGCCTCGATCGAATCCTGGATAGAGTCGATCAGGGCCGAGCTGTTGATTTCCCGCTCAATGCCGCCGACCTTGAGATAGGCTTGACCCGGGCTCAGGATGACATCCTCGCGCACCTGAACCGGTACAGCGAAACTCTTGGTCAGAAGCGCACGCACCGTCGCCCCCTCGCCGGGGGAGACGACAATATTGATCGCTTGATCCGCCTGGCTCTTGGCCATGTCGGTGAGCTGATCAACTATGTGATGTCCAAAGCTCGCAGCCATTGCGTCGGGCAGGACAGCGCTGGTCAGAACCTTGAACATCGGATCCAGCGATTCGAGCAGTTGCGTCTGCGCCTCGTGGAAGGTGAAGCTGAGATCTTCGAGCGAACTGGCCAATTCCGAGGAGACATGCTTGCTCTCCTTGTCCTTCGCTGTCACCGCATCATCCCAACCGGCGCTGTAGCCCTTTTCGTAGGATTCCAGACGCTGTTCTTCCAACAATTCCTCGTTGACTTCGACAACCGGCACCGCCGGTGTATCCATAGCAAAATCTTCAAGAAGATGGGCAATGGTCATCAGGCTCTCTCCTCATTTTCTTCCAGCCAGCCGCGCAGAATCTGAACAGTTTCCTCCTGGCGTTCGCCAATCATCGAGCGCAGGCGATCAACGGGGTTGTCGCTGCCACCGCCAAGGGCAGGCAGGCCACCCATATCGCCCAATCCGCTCATCTCACCCATGCCCATGCCGCTGCCCATGCCCATGCCACCCATGGGTTCGAACTGGCCGGTTTCATTGTTCTCGATCTCACCATCCAGCGCGAGATCAGCGCCGAGGTTCGGATTGGACATGAAACCGCCTCCGCCGAGTGCCGGCAATTCGTCCATGGCGTCGCCTGTCGGTGCCCCAAGGGCCGGAACGCTGGCCTGGTTCGACAGGATCGGACGGATGACAAAGAGACCAAGAATCAGCGTCACCAGTGCCAAGGCAGCCATCTGGATAAGCGACATTGCATCCAGATAGATGTTGTCAAAGATGGAGGCGCTGACAACGGTGCCTTGCGGCTCTACCGTAGGCATTTCCATCGATTTCAGCGTGATGACATCCCCGCGCTCCTCGCTGAAGCCAACCGCGGCAGAGATCAGCTCGCGCAGCGCGCCAAGCTCTTCTTCCGGGCGGGGTTCCATCACTGTTTCGCCGGTTGCCGTGGTTGTCTGGACGCCATTCAGCAATACAGCAACGGTCAGTCGTTTAATCGCACCCGGTCCACGCAGAATCTCTTTTTCTGTCTCAGAGATTTCATAGTTGACCCGTTCACGAGTGGCACTGGTGCTGGCTTTCGACCCGTCGCCAGAGGCCCCGTCTCCGTCCGGGATATTTGACGCAACCGTCACTTCGCCAGATTGGTTCTGAGACGAATCCGCGCGTTCTTCCACGTCGGTGCTGATTGCGACACGGCTTTCGGGATCAATGCGCTTTTCCCGGATGGATTCGGTATCTGTTACCGTTTCGACGCTGACTTCGACCACAGCATTACCATGACCAACGCGCGCTTCGACCAGGCGCATGACCCGTTCGCGAATCGACTGCGAGCGATCATCCGTACCCGCGCCAACAGCTGCGGCGGCCTCGGGCGAGCCGATCAGGGCGCCATTGGCATCGATCACCGCAACATTCTCCACCGCGAGACCTGTCACGGCAGAGGAAATCAGAAACCGAATCGCATTGGCCTGGGCCGGCGTGATGGGCGAGCCCATCGGGACAACCGACACAGAGGCAGTCGGTTCGGCCGTGCGCTGGAACGGGTTCGAGCCCGTATTGGCAATATGCACCCTTGCCTGGGTCACATGCGGGCTGGCCACAATCGTACGGGCCAATTCCCCTTCTTTTGCGCGCCAATAGGCGGCGTCAAACATCTGTGATGTTGTTCCGAAGCCGCTGAGCGAATCGAGCAGCTCATATCCGCGTCCGCCGTTTGCCGGCAGGCCTTCGCTTGCCAGTGTCATGCGAAGTTCGTCGCGCGCCGAAGCCGCAACGTAAATTGACCCCCCGCGAACTTCATATTCTGTGCCGCGCTGTTCAAGCGCGCGCACCACATCCCCAGCCGAGCCGCTTTCGAGCCCGGCGTACAATAATTGCATCGTGGGCGTATTCGCCACACGGGACATCGCCAGGACGCTGAGAATCACGATCACCGTGGCCCCCACGACAATCAGGCGCTTTCGCGTGTCCAAACCTGCCCAGACATTCTTGATCTGCTGCACATTAACCTCCGTAGCACCGGCATTCTGTCCGATGTGCAACCCTTTTGCCGGATTGCCCTTAACATTCGGTTAGTGTCCGCAAGCTAAGAAGATGAGGCACGACGTATTAGGGATAGTCATGACAGACGCTGTAGTAGACACAGAACAGGACGCCCCGGCCAAGAAGAGCAAGCTGCCCCTTATCATTGGGGTTGTTCTTGCGCTTGCTGGTGCCGGTGGGGGATTCTTCGCTGTCCAGTCAGGCCTTCTTCCCTTTGGTCAGAGCGCAGCCCCAGAAGGGGTGGATGCGACCGAAGTGGCGCCAGAAGGCGTGGACAACGGTGAGACGGCGGAGGATATCGCCAATCTCGCCTTTATCGAAATGGAACCGATTGTGATCACCTTGCGCAAGGCAAGTGGGCTAAAACACCTTCGATTCCGCTCTCAGCTGGAGGTTGATCTCGCCCATCGGGCCGAGGTCGAAAAAATCCTCCCGCGTGTTGTCGATGTTCTCAACAGCTATCTCAGGGCACTGGAACTGGAGGATCTGACCGATCCGATGGCCTTGCCGAAACTGCGCGCACAGATGCTGCGGCGGATCAATATCGCAACCGGCCAGGGCCGGGTGCGTGATCTGCTGATTATGGACTTCGTATTGAACTAGGAGAACGGGATGGAACTGATTGCAGATATCCTGCTTGCGGCCGGGGCCATGGGGGCAGGCTTTTATTGCCTGGTGCTCTCGCGACGGCTGAAGCGTTTCAACGACCTGGAGAAAGGTGTGGGAGGAGCGGTTGCCGTGCTCTCCGCCCAGGTCGATGACCTGAATAAATCACTGCTGGCAGCACGCCATGTATCGGATGGATCGAGCAAGGCCCTGGACCAGCTGACCGGCCGGGCCGAATCGGTTGCACAACGCCTGGAGCTGATGATGGCATCCATGCACGACATGCCCGAAGTTGCGGCGCCTGAGCCTAAGGCAAAGGCACCCGAACCCGCAGCTGCCGAAGAAAACGACGCGCTCGCCGCCGCTTATCAAGCCGACGCCGAGCCAGAAGCGGCGCCGGAACCTGAGCCTGCAAAACCTGCAGGGCTGATGTTTGTCCGCCACAACCGTTCGCAGGGCCGGGTAGCATAATGGCCAAGACAGCACAGACCAAAGCCCCGAAGGCAAAACCAAAAAAAGCAACGCGCATGAAGCGGACACGCAGCGGTGCGCTCATGATGCTGGCCTTCTTGCTGATGGGATCCGCTATTGTGCGCCTCGGGCTGGAGGCAGGACCGGCGATCGCCCGGGAAGTTGCAAACCTGCAGGACGAATCGACTCTGAAGGATGAGCCGAAAGGCACCTTGAACGGTAAGTCGATGCCGTCATCGGCAGAGCTCCAGAACATGCTGGCGGCCTTTCAGGAGCGCGAAGCTGCACTGTCTGCGCGCGAGGCCGAGATTGAAGATCGCATGAAGGCGCTCGAGATCGCAGATGATGCAATCGAACAGAAGCTTGTTGCGCTGGAACAGGCGGAGGAAGAGCTGAAATCGACACTGGCTCTCGCCGATGGTGCAACAGAAGGGGATCTGACGCGTCTGACTGCGGTCTACGAGCAGATGAAACCCAAGGAATCAGCAGCGCTGTTTGAGGAGATGGATCCGGCATTTGCAGCTGGTTTCCTCGCGCGCATGCGCCCTGAGGCAGCCGCAGGCATCATGGCCGGGCTCAGCCCGCAGGCAGCCTATACAATCAGCGTGGTCCTGGCGGGTCGCAACGGGTCTGTTCCAAAGGAGTAAGCAAGCGCTGCTCCTCAGGCTTTTTTAACGTGAATCGCCTAAACTTGTAGAAACAAACGAAATTCGGAGTGGACCTAATGCTCGGTATTGTAGGCATCGTGGTTATCTTTGTCATGGTGTTCGGGGGATATCTCCTGGCCGGTGGTAAGATGACAATCATCATCAAGGCCCTGCCGTTTGAATTCATGATGATCGGCGGCGCCGGTATCGGGGCCTTTCTGATCAGCAATGACATCGGCGGCGTGAAACACACGCTGAAGGACATGGGCAAAGTGTTCAAGGGTCCCAAGTGGAAGGCCGACGACTATCGCGATCTTCTGTGTCTCTTGTTCTCTCTGATCCGGATCGCGCGGGCCAATCCCGTTGAGGTCGAACAGCATATCGAGGATCCCGAGAACTCATCGGTCTTCAACCGGTATCCCAAGATTCTCGCCGACAAAGAGGCGGTGAACCTGATCAGTGATACCATGCGGTCCGCCTCGATGAACTATGACGACCCCCATCAGGTGGAAGAGGTTCTGGAGAAGCGCATCGAGGCAAATCTTCATCACGCGCTGCATTCCAGCCATGCGCTTCAGACACTTGCAGACGGGCTGCCCGCGCTTGGGATTGTTGCGGCGGTTCTCGGGATCATCAAGACGATGGGCTCGATCGACCAGCCCCCGGAAGTCCTGGGTAAGCTGATTGGTGGCGCGCTTGTCGGGACATTCCTTGGCGTTTTCCTGGCCTACGGTCTGGTTGGCCCCTTCGCCGGCAAGGTGAAGTCGGTAACCGAGGAAGATGCGCATTTCTACTCCCTCATCCGAGAAGTTCTGGTGGCAAATCTGCACAATCATGCCGCAGCGATCTGCATCGAAGTCGGACGTCAGAACACCCCATCGCATATTCGCCCCGGCTTCTCTGAGCTGGAAGACGCGTTGAAGTCGGTGAAACAGGACGCAGCATGATGTGGCGCGCGCTGACCCTTGCAGCACTTACCCTGGCTGCGGCATCTGTGGATGCCCAGACGGTGGTCGCCCGTTCGGGAGAGCATGACGGGTTTTCCCGGCTGGTCATGCGGCTTCCAAATGGCGCGCCATGGTCGCTGCGTCAGTCAGGCCAATCGGCGCAGGTGGTCATTGAAACGCCAACAGTGGTGTTTGATACATCCCGAATCTTCGATCTTATTCCGCGGACGCGCCTGCAATCTGTGTCGCAGGCCGGTCCCGGACAACCGCTGAACCTACAGCTTGGTT
Proteins encoded in this window:
- the motA gene encoding flagellar motor stator protein MotA, whose protein sequence is MLGIVGIVVIFVMVFGGYLLAGGKMTIIIKALPFEFMMIGGAGIGAFLISNDIGGVKHTLKDMGKVFKGPKWKADDYRDLLCLLFSLIRIARANPVEVEQHIEDPENSSVFNRYPKILADKEAVNLISDTMRSASMNYDDPHQVEEVLEKRIEANLHHALHSSHALQTLADGLPALGIVAAVLGIIKTMGSIDQPPEVLGKLIGGALVGTFLGVFLAYGLVGPFAGKVKSVTEEDAHFYSLIREVLVANLHNHAAAICIEVGRQNTPSHIRPGFSELEDALKSVKQDAA
- a CDS encoding flagellar basal body P-ring protein FlgI, with protein sequence MMQLIRLLLTVLMLPAMAQANAIRLKDLVEFDGVRGNDLVGYGLVVGLNGTGDGLRNSPFTEEIMSNILERLGVNVTGEQFRPKNVAAVFVTATLPPFARVGGTVDVTVSAIGDSKSLLGGTLVMTPLNAADGQIYAVAQGTILAGGAVAEGEGASVTQGVPTAGVIPSGARVEREIDFDLSSLTSMRLALREPDFTTAGRIERAINAEFGRNVALMRDSGTVEIDVQRTNSRSTAHAVGRIENILVEPQRKARVVVDQRSGTIVMGSDVRISRVAVAQGNLTLRIEETPLVVQPNPFADGETVVVPRTGAAIEEEEGIQLAEVPETTSLSEVVAGLNALGVSPRDMIDILKSLKAAGALHAEFVVR
- a CDS encoding FliM/FliN family flagellar motor switch protein; the protein is MDKSAEMNRKSGDAGNPFVSVPVEVVVSVGKARPLIRDLVNLGENAILTLDKRVEDPVDLYVGDRLVARGQLEELEGEQAGQLAVRLTEIADLQSGLG
- a CDS encoding MotE family protein; amino-acid sequence: MAKTAQTKAPKAKPKKATRMKRTRSGALMMLAFLLMGSAIVRLGLEAGPAIAREVANLQDESTLKDEPKGTLNGKSMPSSAELQNMLAAFQEREAALSAREAEIEDRMKALEIADDAIEQKLVALEQAEEELKSTLALADGATEGDLTRLTAVYEQMKPKESAALFEEMDPAFAAGFLARMRPEAAAGIMAGLSPQAAYTISVVLAGRNGSVPKE
- a CDS encoding ABC transporter ATP-binding protein is translated as MTIAHLLEDFAMDTPAVPVVEVNEELLEEQRLESYEKGYSAGWDDAVTAKDKESKHVSSELASSLEDLSFTFHEAQTQLLESLDPMFKVLTSAVLPDAMAASFGHHIVDQLTDMAKSQADQAINIVVSPGEGATVRALLTKSFAVPVQVREDVILSPGQAYLKVGGIEREINSSALIDSIQDSIEAFSFHITEDSKYG
- the fliF gene encoding flagellar basal-body MS-ring/collar protein FliF; protein product: MQQIKNVWAGLDTRKRLIVVGATVIVILSVLAMSRVANTPTMQLLYAGLESGSAGDVVRALEQRGTEYEVRGGSIYVAASARDELRMTLASEGLPANGGRGYELLDSLSGFGTTSQMFDAAYWRAKEGELARTIVASPHVTQARVHIANTGSNPFQRTAEPTASVSVVPMGSPITPAQANAIRFLISSAVTGLAVENVAVIDANGALIGSPEAAAAVGAGTDDRSQSIRERVMRLVEARVGHGNAVVEVSVETVTDTESIREKRIDPESRVAISTDVEERADSSQNQSGEVTVASNIPDGDGASGDGSKASTSATRERVNYEISETEKEILRGPGAIKRLTVAVLLNGVQTTTATGETVMEPRPEEELGALRELISAAVGFSEERGDVITLKSMEMPTVEPQGTVVSASIFDNIYLDAMSLIQMAALALVTLILGLFVIRPILSNQASVPALGAPTGDAMDELPALGGGGFMSNPNLGADLALDGEIENNETGQFEPMGGMGMGSGMGMGEMSGLGDMGGLPALGGGSDNPVDRLRSMIGERQEETVQILRGWLEENEERA
- a CDS encoding flagellar hook protein FlgE: MQQKGVSMTISSSLNAGVAGLTANASRLASISDNIANSSTAGYKRVQTDFHSMVMSSSGGTYSAGGVRTTNVRLIDERGPLVSTSNATDLAVRGRGMLPVTSMNEVETGAANPQMMLTTTASFRTNADGLLATESGLVLMGWPAQSDGTIPPYPRDTSDALEPVRFNVNKLSGEPTTEMSLGVNLPATATESTSAGTSENLSIEYYDNLGKSESLQIEFVPTVPATGESNEWTMIITDTAIGATVIGEYTLTFDDNRTSGGALNAVTATTGGAYDPATGSIIVSVAGGPMEINIGTLGDDNGLTQLSDTFAPASISKDGAPVGNFTGVEIDEAGYVHANYDTGVSRVVYQVPLVDLPNPNGMIAMDRQTYMPSSESGSYFLWNAGEGPTGDILGYAREESATDVAGELTNMIQTQRAYSSNAKVIQTVDEMLQETTNIKR
- the fliP gene encoding flagellar type III secretion system pore protein FliP (The bacterial flagellar biogenesis protein FliP forms a type III secretion system (T3SS)-type pore required for flagellar assembly.), coding for MTRTALFAVALAAMLALGLPDPASAQDLSLSLGDGQSISARSIQLILLITVLSLAPGLLIMITCFPFLVTVLSILRQAIGLQQAPPNMLMISLALFLTYFVMEPVFTEAWTTGINPLIEERLDVETALERALQPFRVFMAARLDPDTFYAIADLRPATAGIDPTADAPLSTLVSSFMLSEIARAFQVGFLVFLPFLVIDLVVAAVLMSMGMMMVPPAVVSMPFKLAFFVVADGWSLIASALVRSYFP
- a CDS encoding flagellar basal body-associated FliL family protein, whose translation is MTDAVVDTEQDAPAKKSKLPLIIGVVLALAGAGGGFFAVQSGLLPFGQSAAPEGVDATEVAPEGVDNGETAEDIANLAFIEMEPIVITLRKASGLKHLRFRSQLEVDLAHRAEVEKILPRVVDVLNSYLRALELEDLTDPMALPKLRAQMLRRINIATGQGRVRDLLIMDFVLN
- a CDS encoding flagellin, yielding MIMNSYGDMAQHLFLRNRSVGLKNDISTLTQELSSGKTSQLTQKLGGDLTYLSDVERSLDRLKSFQVANTEAALFASSMQNNIELISDNVITLTGDIFSVTTSPNDETSKQLSNQAEVFLTEAIRSLNGEAAGRSLFAGNDTEAKPLADLNTLMSALVTEVSLLSTAPDIVQAVKDWFADPLGFDAVMYQGSSDLMDPVRIGPNEEVTVSLKANDAAFKQTLQSLAIATLVNEPGLSLSSDVKFELLRSTGVELRESQVQLTQMQSDLGFVEGRIEQTATRNGAAQTSLSLVFNELVQADPYETATRLDEAQFQLESLFTVTARTSQLSLMRFLS
- the flgK gene encoding flagellar hook-associated protein FlgK, yielding MSITSALNSAMTGLTAAGRSTSVVSENLSNVLTPGYSRRSLALTSAGDGFSGVKVGNVQRINDPALQSSVRSANSEVGVAEVKSAFFGRMTELVGSADDPYSITQRLTDFDSGLIEVISRPDSGPRLNDLAIQAEELVRSISDAAEGLRNRRTAADRAIDVQVDTVNQSLEKLQRLNAKIAVSQSTGSDSASLLDQRDLLIDEVNQIIPVKVVNRDRGQVALFSEGGAVLLDGQAAELSFDGKADTLPYMTLGNGLLSGLQINGIDVATGPGGPIRGGTLAAHFEVRDVLTVEAQEDLDAMAKDLVERFQDPTLDPTLGATDPGIFTDQGAFFDPANTVGIANRIELNDKIAMQGQAETWRLRDGLNAAAPGNAGDATLLRGYADALDAKRLVSSVGLGTANLDASTLSANLLSRFAQSENSAEQNVAFAAATYTEMYQRELAQGVDSDAELQNLIVIEKVYQANARMISVVDELMETLLRI